From the Coffea eugenioides isolate CCC68of chromosome 1, Ceug_1.0, whole genome shotgun sequence genome, the window GAAATGGACGCCATCCTAGCATCCTATTTCCTGGATATTTTTCAACAGAGGCCCTGTACGCGCAACATCCATCAATATCCATTTTAGAAGATACTACTGATAAAAAGCTATACATACATTAGTAAGAGCATATATAGCGGTATTTTGCGGAACGAGTGGGTTAAAGAATGAGGAGAGAGATCTAGAGTAGTAATGGTAAGTGGTAGGAAAATTGATCGTCGAGATTGTAAAATTACTCCCCCTacaatcaatcaattaattaattaccTAAAGATTTCCCAAGCTGTGGATAAATGGGGATCGATGGGCGGAAAGTGATGGTGGGCTAATAGATTCCGATAGACGGGGCCAACGGAGGGCAGGCCGTCCCGGCCCTCCCTTCCTTCTTCCACCTTGACAGCAAACATCTTCTTCATGGCGCAGCAGCAGAATGCCAGAAAatcttaaaaagaaaagaaagcaagaagaatGTTTGGCGGAGTGGAAGCTCAAGCTACTTAAAACAAAAGCATGCACATTAAGCCACTTGTGAGTTGTGACAGCTCGGCGATGAGTTATTACATTATTGATATTTGATAATGACATCCAGCAACACCAAAAgtagagagtgtgtgtgtgtgtgtatatatgtgtatgtgtgtgtatggtAATAGCTGGTTTGGGGTTTAAAGATTCACATAAAGCTTATGAGTAGCAGTAGTAGTAGTAATTAAGTAGTGTACTAGTGAGTATACATATCATGGGataggaggaggaaggaggAGTGGAGCAGCAGCAGAAGCCGCCAAGGTAGGCAGATAGAGAGGAATCACGGGAAAGAGAGTGGAGTGGAGTCGacagggagagggagagggagagggagagggagagagactTGTAACTAACACCCACTTTCTGCATCTTCTGCTTAAATGCTGGCATGTAATGAGTATGGGGGCCGGCCCAAACCTGTATACAGTAGTAGGAGATGTTCAGAGATTAGTAGTTGGAATGAGAAAGTATGGAGCAGATGATGAGATGGTACTCCAATTATTAAGTAAGTAAAGGAGGGAGGGCTGCCCTGGTGAAATGCATCGATCCAGGGGAATGCCACAACACAAAAAGAGCATGGTTCGATTTTGGTATCAACAGAGAGTTTCGGCGGCAACCAACCAACCACCGTCATCGGTTCATCACTCTGCCTCCTAGTtactcctttttctttttcttgtttgtcATCACAGGAAGTATTCCTTTCGGACCTGTGCCTGTGTACCCGCCCCCAAGATACACAAGATGGTAGAAAGAGTCGAACCCTGATCGCACGATACCCGCCCCAAAATACACAAGATGGTAGAAAGAGTCGAACCCTGATCACACGATACCGGGACCTAATGAGACAACCCAGCACCAGCCGAGCCGACCtcttataattattataattataattagcTACCAAATGAATCAACCCAAAATCCCAATGGCCCCAACTACTAGTATAATACCATACAAGTCTTTATCTTACTAATAATTCCCACCTCATATTTCAACCTCACTTCCTTTTCATTCTCGCACCACAATGATCATGAATGCTAGCAGCACGCACCGGACTCCTGCTGCTGTGCATCTTATAATTTTGAGCGAATGGCCACTAAACTTTTGGAATCATCGAATTTTCATTATTGAACAATTTAAAGTTTAGATTTCGGATCATTTTGTTAGATTTAATCGTTAActatatctttttcttttgtccGTGAATCGTGCGGACATTCAGATCTGGCATAGTTAACGATCAAATCTAACGGAATGACTCGAAACCTAAACTTTAGATAATTCAGtgatcaaaatcaaatttttaataGTTTACTGACCAAAACTCAACAGTTCTAAAAGTTTAGTGGTTATTCAAATAATTTGCTCTATAATTTTGTTTGTCATGCGATAAGATTTGATTTAACCAAATGCCCATTGGCGGACGGAAGCAAATTAAATACTGACTCCACTACTTCGCTATATGTCAAGTCGCAATTACTACCACTAATTAATGCAAAATTGAAAGTGATCCATGCATTGGTCctcaataatttattttttttttaaagaaaaaaagagtgaTCCATCATCCATCCATCTGAGTTTAATAAGTTATTTATACCCCTAATTTCTACGAAATTGAGACTTTCTCAATCCAAAAAGAAGCAGAAGAAGTTAAGTCATTGAATTTGTTTTCGTATGCTATGAATCACGAATGGTGCATATTATTCCAATCTCGATCGTCCTCCTCCTTTTTTCAGTTCGATGTCACCTCACCTCTGTTATAAGCGTAAGGATTactatagattttttttttttgggggttaaAGAACAGGAAAGAGACATTGGGCATCCGTATATCAATCTGTCGGCTAGCACTTCAATACATCCCACTTCTTGTATCTAAACTTGTCAACCACACCAATAACGTTCAATTCTCTCTCcaacaataaaagaaaaatgaaattaaatagGATGAATCGAAATTTCACAGATAGGGTGCACAATTTTTTTCAAGCATTTTGTAATAAGTACTGTTCATGAAtagtaaaaaaatttaattaatttcgTAAACACAATTATGAATTTACCCATAGTGCACGTACCAGACGGTAGAGGTGGGCAAAAAAACCCGCTAATCCGAAAACCTGATGAATTCGATCCGAAAAATAGGATATTCGATCTGATTTTTCTTAGCGGGGTAGATGAAGGTCGGATACTCGAAAAGTCGAGTACGGATACggatcagaaaaataaaaacccgTGGGTACCTGACCCGCAGGgtatattttataaatattaaaaaattatggGTCATTTtataactttggaaattttaattctAAGTGCAAGTGAAGTGGTTCGTAGCCTCATATTCTAATCCTATATGATCCACTCTTCTCATCTTATTTGAAGAAAAAGCGAAAATTCTTAGTGAAACAtggacaaaatgaaaaaaattttgtaaaactCTGTTATAAAAATTGTTCATCCCTTTcatcctttttatttttattcgacCTCCATCGATCTTTCTTGCAAATCTTGCATCAATTCAATCAAAGATTTGTGTTTGgagtttcaattttttgttagctagataattaaaatatttgtgtctttcatttatttatttatttgatttattttattgcaattatgtctcttaaatttgtctcttttatttagtgtaagaaatttatttttctttttcatcacctTTAATACCATAAGGTCTATTCCAAAGATGTAAAGAAGTTGGGGAAGATTTTTTAAGGTTATTTTGAttatattttttccaaaaataattagtTCTATTCAATTCATTTGCGAACTTGATTTCACAATCGACTTATTTGAGATGCAGTCTTGTACCATAATATCCTTAAGGAAGTTGGGGAAGTTAACAAATACTTATTATCCTTGTGTTTGTTGTGTTGTAGAAGGATGAAATGTATGAGAATGCTGATGTACTCAAAATTATTATGAAACTTCGTCTTGTCCATTAGATATTATGATTCTAATATGTACTAAATTTATGAGATCGATttgattattggatgaaatgtgtgagaatggtgatgtatGGACTTTAATTACAACATCTCTACCAATATTAATTGGAAAAGCATGTTaatattaagtgaaaaatatttttttttattgaaaaataatttttttttagggacGGGTACCCTATGACCCGCCCATTTTTTTCGGGTATCCGAAAATATTATGAGCGGGTTAGGGTGGCAAAATAACTGATCCGATACATTAGGATCGAATCAGCCAAATCATGTTAGGGacgggtacccgacccgtgcCCACCCCTACCAGACGGGGACCTCGTATTTCCCTGTTATACCTGCACTTTTCAGTACGCAACGCACATCCTGGTGTATATATCTGTTCACCACAATACATCAGGATGTTCATTAATTTGCGTGTTGCAATTCAATACAAATGAACATTATTGTTATGAAGGTAGTTAAGTCATTGAGCAATGACTTTATTACTTTCCATAATCCATGAATTAGTAGTGTCTCATGATGTGATGCCTCATTTTCTAGAAATCACACGGCCTACCTATTTTTTGAGGCTCATTGATATGATGTGTCATGATATGAGGCTATAAATTGAGTGTtatgatcctttttttttttttctaatttttcaatatttttaaaaatgctTGAGTTGGGTTATGATATAACTACCACGATAAATATAGTAATCATCAAAGTTTTGTTTTGCCCAAAACTTTAGTGGCTCTGctattaaaacttaaaaattgtCACCCATCTCATGAGTTGGAATGCTGtgcaaaataaataattttatctaCCTACTTTCCGAATTACAAAACACTACTCTCTTTTGCccaaaaattttattcttttacATAACTAAGTAGTAAAACCAAATTTAAATAGCGTGTTATGTTGAAAATTGGGTCATAGATTTAACATCGCCAACAACCAActaacttgaaaagaaaaaaaaaaaaaaactgcacaAAAGTACGAAACGGGTGGTCGGATTAAATGTTATACATACATTCCCCAAACAATAATAAAAAGCGCGTGGTCTCTTAACAAGAAGACATGAAGTTGATCCACTGCCCACCAAATTGCTAACCCACTCATCATATCATTTCCTATGCCTACGGCTACATCACCTTATTAGGGATCAACCCCTAATAGTAGTTTTTCTTAACGCAGTCTGATCGATGCTTTAGCCAGAACAAAGGGATCCCAGGAACTCAAATCCCTACTACCACGGCTAACTTGAGGTTGAGGAGGAGTCCCGTGTTTCAAAAGGTCGATGAGAGGATGTACACCATCAAGACGAATGGCCACAATAATCCAACCAACACTAGTACTAATGCCTGGCCTTAGGGCCACATTGCAAAAATAGGCAATAAAACTACCACAAAAACGACGCTGCATCCCAGAACATCTAGAGAGTTTCAGAAGAGAAGAGTTCCAAAATTACGACAGCTTATCAACCTTCAGTCCAGTtctccattttattttattgccAGAACAACAAACCAGAGAGAGACATCGCCAAATCACACATCCATGACAGGTGAAATCAAACAAACACGTACGCGATGAGCGTGAATTCCATAACTAGTGAAGACAAGACAGGAGAGTCCAGAAaagcagaataaaagaaaaactgCCACGCTTGAAAAGCAAGTACGCGAGAGAACACCTCAAAGAATAgtgtagagttttttttttttttttttttttacttgaagCTTCTCAGCGGTGAATCATGGCATAGATAATACTGGTAGAACAGTAGTAATACTGCAATTTTACACGGGCACCTAAAAACAGTGGTTCGATTGACTTAGGTACTATAATACAGCAGTTCGATTCCAGAATAGGGCTGGCTATGGCTGTTGCAGAGGAAAGACGAGAAGAGAAAGCCCAAGCAAAGAGATTCACAGAGTCCATCTATCAGCTAGAGCTAGTGCGAGAGGAGGAGCTAAGAAGGCAGAGtaagtgaaaaaaagaaaaaaagagtgaaTCCAGAATCAATAATTACTACTTGGTGGGTTCCAGAGCAGGGACCCATTTGCCGTGGACCCATTCCCGATGCAAGCGGAGATCGGTCTCGGGAAAATCAAGCTGCTCGCGGGAACTTCGGAAGAAGACGGAATACCTGGTTATGGGAGGAGGAGCTGTTGGCGTTGTAGGTGGGGGGGAAACATGGATGACGATACCTTCCCACCAGCCGTCGTTGTGGAAGGCGTCGACTTCGTCGCTGACTTGGAAGGAGCGGCGGGGCTCGCGGGGAGGGACGGGGCGGACGAGGATAAGGTCAACGTGCTCTTGAAGGGGGCTGGACCCGGGTTCGTCGTTGGCCACCAGAGTGTGGAACTGTAAGTAGATCTTGTTGGTCTTCTTGGAAACGGGGCGGAGGACGGTGGCGGTGTACCAAGACCCTCTAAACCCCTCCTCCTCAAAGCTCACTTCCACTTGTGCTCCTTTCTTGAAGGAAACATTTTCAACTCCTCCTGCTGCCGCCGCCGCCTGCATGCCTGCCCTTTTTCTGAGGACACGCTACTAGTTTCTAACGACTACTACTACTACAGTCTAAACTACTACCACTTCCCTCTCCCTCAATTTACTTTCCTTTCCCACTATGAGGCTACGACAGAGAGATAGAAAGCAGAGCGGATGGAGCCACAGAAGGCAGCCAAAAAtaaaacgccaccgacggcccCACCGCTGTTCTCCTGTTCTCTCGTCTCTGCCCACCCACTGCCAAGTGCTAACTGTCCTGGGTATGGTACTCACTGCGGAGCTGAGTTGGGAAGCGAAACCTGTGAATTGAGAAAATttattgtaaattttttttattagcattggcgtaaaaaaaaaaagaacatattattattatttactacTAGAAGAATGcttttaaaattattaagtTCTAAAAGAATGCTATAAACTCCGTTGTGGTAGTTTAATAGAGGTGGCAAAAGATTCGAGTGTGCTATTTTCAATATGTACaagtacaataaaaaaaaaaacatcccATGTCCACTGCAGGTCCCTTTTTTGTAAAAATCTTCTATAGCGCTCAGTCACATGCTACCTCCGCAGCGCACACTACACTAccccttctctcttttttttgctCCTTGTACTACTACATATACTGCCCTTCCCCTTCGCCGGAACGACATCACTTCTTGAAGAGGAGAACAATGGCGCTGGGCCGGGGCTCCATTTCCTGCCTTCAATGTCAcctcatcatcaatcatcccaACAACTCATCTTCATTTTTATTCAAGTAAGCTGTGCCAGGCACATCCCATGTCCACCTAGAACTTTAAGGACAATGAGTAGGTATTCTTTTGCGCAAAATTCGTGGTAGCAGGAAAAAGAGATATATATAATAGTTCTATATCCATCATGTTGAGCCAACCTGTAACTATCTCAGTTTCAATCTGCCAACCCCATTAAGAGCAAGATTCTGGAAGAACCGGacaattaataataatataaacACAGAAACTTAGGTTGCTGGTCTTGCATTCACAACCGCTAAGCGCCTGTTCGTTCGGAAAAAGATTCTCACTCGTTGCTTGCATTTACTACTGACCACCCTTTTTTCTTTCATCTGACCGGAAGAGGCCTCAACTTCAATCGACATTCCACCACTTCTGCCTTGAGGAccggggaaaaaaaaaactgcatgACCGTCTCCCCCTCCAGAACAAAAAGTGCTCCCCTTTATCGATTTAACTAGCTCCGAGCTTAGCTTGCCCCTTTGGTACGTTCAGATCATCAGTGCCTCTTTTATACTCTTTCAGCTCCATCTCCAACTCCAAGCCACGATATTAATTCATACTAGAATATAAGTTATGTCCAACAATCGAGACACAAGGCCCCAACACATGTACAAGATACGTCTACGCCATTAACAGCTACAATACTAGCAAAAGCTTACAAATGagtgaacaaaaaaaaaaaaaaaaaaaaaaactactgaAATCCGGGGTAAAAACTTAATCACATTCCCACCTGGAACATGCAATAACCTAACGCCACTCAAACTAAAGTAGCTAAGCCTTGAAAATCACTCTGCACATTTGTGATGCCTTTCCTAATTCCTTCCAGTTTAGACTGCAGCGAAGTAATTTCACGATCCTTTGTCGCCTTCATTGACGCAACTTGTGACAGCTTTTCCTGCAAATTCTTCATCTGGTTGTTTATCTCTTCCTCCTCTTCGTCAAATTTAGACTTCTCAAGGTTGTGcttttcaatttcaccatcCAGTTGCTCTACCTGATCTTGAAGCTTTTCCTGCTTCTCTTTCATTGTCATCAAGTGGGTTACACGATCTCGTACAACCCCAACATCGAATCCATGGCTTTCTAGTTCCACAAGCGTTTCCAAAATGTCATCGATGGTGCTTTTGGGATCATCAAACTTCAGCCTCGAGGTTCTCTCCACCACACTAGAAAAGGTAACCATAAAACCTATGGCTAATCCTTCTCGAGAACTTTCTTTACACTGTTCTAAAGGCTGAAAATGTGGCTTTTGTGGCAACTTCTGGAAAACTTGCATAGATTCAAGTGTTGACCAGAGCAAGGTGTTCTTCACAAAAGGCAAGTTCTGAAGCTCACTCGTAACAATTTCCCGTTTGTCAACTGCATGATTTTCATTGacaattgctaactgtccattACTGGCCACAGCACATTGCTCAACACTTCTTGTTGGCGAAAGCCCTAAAaggcagaaaaagaaaagtacaggaaaaatgaaaaaaggggGGGAGGGGGCAAAAAATATACCATCATGAAacagcagaaaaaaaaaaggacaaaactCTCAGCTTACTTGAGGCATCATTAGTGGTCGGTGAATTCATTTGGAACCACTTCGAAAGAGGTTGATCCTCAAATGTGTTTGCAGGCAATTCTTCAACGACCTTTTCTAGTTCTTTTGTCATGCAACTTGATTCAGTTACTTTGCTCCCACTTGAATTTGGAGAATCTACATTTTCCACACACACAGCTaaaaagagatgaaaaaaaatccagaacttCATGCACTTATCTCACAATTGATGAAATATCCATCTACAACTCAAAATGATCCTAACAAGAATTTGTGTGGCATCGGCAATATGCATAATATTACAACTAGGAAAATTCTGACAttagaggggaaaaaaaaaaactcttcagAATGAGGCTTTGCTTACCTTGAAATTGAGAGACACTGTTTAAATTAACTGTCCGTCTTCTACCTCTCTTTGAGGAATGCCTTTCTTGCTGCTTGGTTGTAGCTTCAACAACTTCCTCACTCAGCTTTCTCAATGCTGACAATATTGCAGTACTGCCtgttttatttttctgcttttcctGGTTCCGAATGATGTGCTTACCACTGCCATTGATTACACATTCCTGGCCAGGAACTGAAGAATCCATCATTGCTGACTTTACTTCAACATCTTGAAGAGAATCATTTTCACTTATCAAACAGTCTTTCACAAGCAATTCATGAATAATGACTTCTTTTCGTGGCTCCTCTGGAAACAGTGAAACAAGAGCATTCAGCAACTTCCCATAGACAACAGTCATTGTGGCTTGAGAATGTAAGATTCTACCTGAAGCTAAAGTAATAGAACTGTTGGTGGCAACTTTCCGAGGCCGTCCCCTCCGTCTCTTTGGAATCTTTTCTTCGGAGTCTAACTGGATGCTGTCCTACTCAAACAACACCAAAAAAACATTCCACAGGGagttcaaaaacaaaagaaaaatactgAATAAAGAtgaaataatatatatttaaaggAGGACAGAGCTATAACTCAATATAGGACCCGACAGTGAGACTAGTTAGTGTAGCTGATGCTAGAAGGGACATAGGGTATACATATTAGAAGTATGAAACAAGATTAATAACACTGCTTTACatattgagtttttttttttttttcaaaaagtaGCCTTGATACAGTTAGATTCATAACTGGTGTTGGTTCCTCAAGCAAGCACAAGCTTATAGCGAATCTTAGACCAATAAAAATTGATAAGTGATTCCAATTCTATTTTAAGCTTGGGTCTACAAAAGCATAAGTATCTCACACCACACCTTTCCCAACTTGCAAAGTATGGCTGTCTGACACACTTAGCAGCAGATATCAATACTGCTAAGGCACAATCTGTTAACAGACCCTTGACAACCGTCACCGAGGTGACTACTAGGTCACACCTTTAGGTGGAAAACACCAACAACTCAATGTGGCAAAAGTATGCTCCCTTATCTCATCCCATAATTGTGTTTGGCAAATTCTTTAGCGGTCAATGTAGTGCTTTTCTTTTTAACTGTGATCAAACCATCTTAATCTTATAACATAACATAATCATCTTAGCATAGAATTTCAACTCAATTACATTCATTGTTTcaccatttacaaccaaatccAGTCCTCTGTTATATAgaattttcttttagtttagCAGTATACAATCATCACTGCTAGAGATTGTAAAGCTATGAGATTTCAGACCACACTAAATGAAAAACTTGAGAACAGATTGCCCTGCCAACCAAAACTACCAATGCATCAAGGGCTATTTATCATCACAAAACTCACTTTTATACTTGAGAGTCCATTATCATTCAATCCAGCATGATTGTCTGGAAGCTTTGACAATTCCTCACCACCGGATAGACAAGGTTTTCTGGTACTTGAGTTGCTGCCTTTGTCACATTCCAATCCTAGGACAACAGGAAGGTTGGTTTCTGTTGTCACGCACTCTTCCTGAACACCTTCAGCAGCATCTACTCCTGCATCACCCTCCCTGCCTGCTTAAAACTCGGAATCGCACTTGAAtgaacatgaaaaaaaaatggcgATATAACAGATAAAGAGGAATTGGAAATCAAATTTCATACTTCCACTTGAAGTTGTTGGGCTTTTTACTTGCACTTTCCTAGAACTGCTGCTAGTTCTCCCAGAACCTGATGTACGATTGTCGTCCTCTTCAGAAGTCTTTATTCGTTTCCTCTTCTGCACAAGTTCACAAAAAGTCTTGGTTACAAATACTCGAGGCGCAACGAATGaattgaaaatatttaaaaaaatgcattaaacaattcatcaattttCCAGATTACATCATCAGCTTGCTGCTTAATATAATGGACCTATCCCTCCAACTTGTCTCATGAAAAATAGCATTCACCACACATCGCATGCAAATCATGATTCTTTTTCTTCTGAGCATTCTATAACAAACTAAACCAGGCAAAATAGTGCCGACAGATTATACTTCCTTAACGACAATGAAGTTCTGTGcatgtttccgctgcatttccAAGAACTGACATTACATACCAAATTCAGTAGATAGCCAGAAAATCATTCGCTACACCTAGTTCTAGACGGAATATCTGCACAATAGGAGATTAAAACTTTGCCCATCCAGCAATTAGCAGAAAAAGAGACGTTTACATCTTAAATTAGGTCATAAGCTTTGTATATCACACCTCCCGTGCTATTCTCCATTTAAAACGACGAAAATTAAATATTGAAGTGATCCACAAGCAATCAATGCTGTTAACTGACAACAATTCTCAATGAATCTTTAACTGTTGTTAGCTGATTCATAGGCAAATGATGGCATCAATCCTACCCAGTGGCATATAAATTAATTATCATCCTTCTTATTGCTATTTAAAGTATCATGAAGTCAAAAAATAAACAATGAATCAGCAAAATGAAATGTAACTCACAACTCTCTTGCCCCAGGTGTGATTCTCTGATGACTGATCTCCACCCGAAGGTTGTTTTGCAAGATTGTTGCCAATAGATTCAGAGGATGGGCTGGCCAAATCAAAAGACTTTGCTTTACCTGTTGTTCCTGTTGTTGCCTCTGTACACGGCTGACTTGCAGTTAAAGATGGCATCACTGCAGGCATTTCTTCTTTTAAAATCTCTTCACCACCACAAACTGGTGTCTCCTGTGTTTTTTCCTCCGGTAGAGAGTAAACTCTAAGAGCTTCCTCACTGCAAGGAGTTGGTAGCTCAACCTGATTCTCCCCTAAGTTAAGAGAAGAAGCGGCTTTCTCTTCAGAGTTGCTCTCCCTAAAGCCAGAGTTTCCAAGTGGAACTCTCACCTCTGTGCTATCAACATTATTGTACACATGACCTTCAGGCTTCTCATAATCTAATTTATTCAAAATGTcctgaaagaaaatgaaaaagcaCTCACTCAAACTAAAACCAAATACAAACATAGAACAAAAACAAGCACCTTTCTTAGTCTAATATCACAGTTTCATAAGTAAAGTACCTTTTTGTGTTCATTTTGGATAAGCTACGCAAGTAATTATCTAGTTTCTTTCCTATTAGCATAAAAGAGAGAAAGGCTAAAAGATCCAAGTTAATAGGGCCCACTTTCTTTTCTATTAGCATAAAAGAGACTAGTAGTGATAGGCATTATCCTCAAGACATTCTGGTGCGAACAGGGTAGGAGTTGCACATAATTCTTAGTTTAAATGCAACAAATAAGAAAAGTTTAGCTCCAAAAGATGGAAAACCGTAACCAGCTTCTAGACGTCAGAAGAGTCCCGCATTCATATTTATtgcctttttaaagccaaactAATAAAGCTCATCTGCAAAAGCTAGAAATCAAAGCTTATGcaccaaaagaaaaaacctGAAATAAAGGTAGCCTGTTGCCCAAAAACAGAGGGGGGAAAAAGAACGAGAATGTTGCTTATTCCCAGCAGTGATGGAAAATGGTTACTAAATGCCAGGGCATTATAGAGGActtaaaatgaaaaattgctAACAGAAACGAAGATGAGAAAAAATTTACACAGCGAATCATATGCTTCATAAAACGATTAGTTTCATACAAattgtactctttttttttatccctAAGTACTACTGTAAAAATAGCAACCTAACTTACCTGGAAAGAAAATAAGATACAAAACTTAAATTTCATATTATGTTACACAGTTACAGCACGCATGGCCACAAGAAGAAGCAAAAGTGACATAAACTAACTTGCACCAAAATTCTCCTTCCTTGTTAATTGCCCATGTAAAATAACTGTCCCACATGTAgaaagaaaaattgcaattcATAATCCGAAGCCTCCTTCAAATCATCTTTTCAAATCCACAGTTACAGCACGCATGGCCACAAGAAGAAGCAAAAAGTGACATAAACTAACTTGCACCAAAATTCTCCTTCCTTGTTAATTGCCCATGTAAAATAACTGTCCCACATGTAgaaagaaaaattgcaattcATAATCCGAAGCCTCCTTCAAATCATCTTTTCACCTACAGGAAGCTTCCTTACCGAGTATGACATGCACAAAATAGATATGAAGGATGAAAACCTTCTTAGCTTTTTAATCATTGAATCAGACAAGATCGATTGGGACTACTTGCAGGCGACTGAGTATCAAAGAAACACGCCATAAACCACAAGTACAGTGAACTTCAAGAGTGATAAGCAGAAAGGACAGAAGTGCAAATAGCATGTCACCTTTAACCACACAGAAACCATATTCTGAATCATGCGAGAGAAGATTTCGAACCTGAGAAGAAGTGAACCATTTTCCATCTTTCCATTCCATGTGAGGCCTCAAATCAGTGTGGCTGAATTCCCCGTCCCTCTTTGTGTGCTTAAAAAAGACGTTGTACCTGCAATCAGCAAGTGCTTTGGTAATTACACCAGGCCACCAGCCCGAATGGTAGTAGGCGTCCACCTTctccaacaaaacaaaatttttgtcCTTGAGATGTGGAGGACAAGGTCG encodes:
- the LOC113780524 gene encoding DUF724 domain-containing protein 7-like isoform X3, producing the protein MGQLHLGPTRQAAGLMFSVGKRVEVSFDREDWRDTWFPATILEDIGNDSFLVEYHCEDAAPLRATVNFLHIRPCPPHLKDKNFVLLEKVDAYYHSGWWPGVITKALADCRYNVFFKHTKRDGEFSHTDLRPHMEWKDGKWFTSSQDILNKLDYEKPEGHVYNNVDSTEVRVPLGNSGFRESNSEEKAASSLNLGENQVELPTPCSEEALRVYSLPEEKTQETPVCGGEEILKEEMPAVMPSLTASQPCTEATTGTTGKAKSFDLASPSSESIGNNLAKQPSGGDQSSENHTWGKRVKRKRIKTSEEDDNRTSGSGRTSSSSRKVQVKSPTTSSGSREGDAGVDAAEGVQEECVTTETNLPVVLGLECDKGSNSSTRKPCLSGGEELSKLPDNHAGLNDNGLSSIKDSIQLDSEEKIPKRRRGRPRKVATNSSITLASEEPRKEVIIHELLVKDCLISENDSLQDVEVKSAMMDSSVPGQECVINGSGKHIIRNQEKQKNKTGSTAILSALRKLSEEVVEATTKQQERHSSKRGRRRTVNLNSVSQFQDSPNSSGSKVTESSCMTKELEKVVEELPANTFEDQPLSKWFQMNSPTTNDASRLSPTRSVEQCAVASNGQLAIVNENHAVDKREIVTSELQNLPFVKNTLLWSTLESMQVFQKLPQKPHFQPLEQCKESSREGLAIGFMVTFSSVVERTSRLKFDDPKSTIDDILETLVELESHGFDVGVVRDRVTHLMTMKEKQEKLQDQVEQLDGEIEKHNLEKSKFDEEEEEINNQMKNLQEKLSQVASMKATKDREITSLQSKLEGIRKGITNVQSDFQGLATLV